CGCCCCCATATCCTTCATCGGTGAAATCACCCGGCTCATCGGCCTCTTTCTCAAGGAGTCGTCGCCAGTCAGAACACTCAGGAAGGGATGCCCGGAGAGGAGACCTGTGAGAAGCCTCATGGTGGTCCCGGAATTTCCGCAATCAATTACATCTTCAGGCTCTTTAAGGCCATAGAGTCCCTTCCCCGCAACCATTATCTCTTCCCCTTTGTCGTCTATATCTATCCCCAGAGCCCGCATTGCATTCATCGTGCTGATGGTATCAGCAGCCCTCAGGAGGTTCCTGATTCTGCTGACACCATCAGCTACCGAGGCAAAGATCATGGAGCGGTGAGATATTGACTTGTCAGGCGGGGGGATGATTTCTCCCTTTAAAGGTCCGCTCTTCCTTAATTCGATATTCCTGTCATCAGTCATCCCTTTCCATCCTCTTCCTTAAGTCCCTTGCATTCTCAAAGAGTCTCCGGAGATGTTCGGCGTCTCCCTTTACGAGCCCATCCCTTATATCGTCAAGGGCCTTCCTGAAGCTCTCAATCAGTCTCAGGAGGTTGTCCCTGTTATAAAGGCTTATCTCTGTCCAGAGTTCCGGTGAACTGAGTGCAATGCGCGTGGTATCCCTGAATCCGCTCCCGGACAGGTTGATATAATCCGGATCTGTATCTGAAAGGGTGTTCACAAGGGCATAGGAAACAAGGTGCGGAAGATGGCTTAAAAGCGCAAAAACGAGGTCATGCTCCTCAGGTGAAAGCCTTGTCACTACCGCACCGAGCGCCTCCCAGAACTTCCCGACCCTTGAAAGTGCATCGGCTGCGGTATCCCCTGTCGGTGTCAGGACCACAGGGGCCCCTTCAAAGAGGTCCCCGGATGCGTAATCAATCCCGGACCTTTCGGAACCGGCAATGGGATGGCAACCCACAAACCTCACTCCATCAGGAACAACCTCTTCAATCCTCCGGACAATGCTCCCCTTCACACTCCCCACATCCGTCAGTAGCGAACCGGGCTTCAGTGAACCGGAAATGTCCTTCGTAATCTCAACAAACCGTCCCACAGGGGTTGCAAGAACCACCAGATCAGCGCCTTTTACAGCCTCTTTATGATTAATGGAGTAACCGTCAAGGATCTCCCTCTCTACGGCACGCCGGAGGTTTTCCTCGGTTCTGCCGGATCCGACGACCTCTCTCGCAAGTCCGCGCCTCTTTATGCCAAGGGCGATACTTGCCCCGATCAGGCCGACACCTATAATTGCTACCCTGTTAAAAGCAACCTCCCCCATCAGACCTCTCTGCCGACAGCCGCTGCAACCGCCCTGATCTCATCCATCATCTGCCTGAACATGTCGGGTTTGAGAGATTGCTCTCCATCTGAAAGGGCCTCCTCGGGGTTTGTATGGACCTCGATCATGAGCCCGTCCGCGCCTGCGGCAACCGATGCACGTGCCATGGGAATAACGAGATCCCATTTGCCCACGGCATGGCTTGGGTCCACAATCACGGGAAGATGCGTGAGCTGCTTTAATATCGGGACCGCCGACAGATCCAGGGTATTCCTGGTGGCGGTCTCAAAGGTCCTGATACCCCGCTCACACAGCATCACCTGATGGTTTCCCCTGGACATGATGTATTCGGCTGCCATCAACCATTCCTTTATGGTTGCAGAAAGCCCCCTCTTAAGCAGGACGGGCTTTTTGACCTCACCGACCTCGAGAAGAAGCCTGAAGTTATGCATGTTCCTTGCGCCGATCTGGATGACGTCGGCATATCTCGAAACAACCTCCACATCCCTGGGATCCATGACCTCCGTGACAACGGGAAGACCGGTCTTCTCGCGTGCCTCGGCAAGGATCTCAAGCCCCTCCTCACCAAGGCCCTGGAAACTATATGGAG
The sequence above is a segment of the bacterium BMS3Abin08 genome. Coding sequences within it:
- a CDS encoding cyclohexadienyl dehydrogenase — translated: MGEVAFNRVAIIGVGLIGASIALGIKRRGLAREVVGSGRTEENLRRAVEREILDGYSINHKEAVKGADLVVLATPVGRFVEITKDISGSLKPGSLLTDVGSVKGSIVRRIEEVVPDGVRFVGCHPIAGSERSGIDYASGDLFEGAPVVLTPTGDTAADALSRVGKFWEALGAVVTRLSPEEHDLVFALLSHLPHLVSYALVNTLSDTDPDYINLSGSGFRDTTRIALSSPELWTEISLYNRDNLLRLIESFRKALDDIRDGLVKGDAEHLRRLFENARDLRKRMERDD
- the aroF_2 gene encoding phospho-2-dehydro-3-deoxyheptonate aldolase, coding for MDIIVLKPGVTDDDIRHVVKRLEGKGLKANISKGTERTIIGVIGDTSKVSEDEENAIKAIDAVENVMRIIKPYKLASREFHGAGTVIEVKGKRIGGKKIQVMAGPCAVENRTVVLSIAGKVREAGASFIRGGAFKPRTSPYSFQGLGEEGLEILAEAREKTGLPVVTEVMDPRDVEVVSRYADVIQIGARNMHNFRLLLEVGEVKKPVLLKRGLSATIKEWLMAAEYIMSRGNHQVMLCERGIRTFETATRNTLDLSAVPILKQLTHLPVIVDPSHAVGKWDLVIPMARASVAAGADGLMIEVHTNPEEALSDGEQSLKPDMFRQMMDEIRAVAAAVGREV